The following are from one region of the Desmospora profundinema genome:
- a CDS encoding PD-(D/E)XK nuclease family protein, which translates to MSGWLVLHPVSQSQLGMGVGGIGTDNGKETAVLVPSQDMVNEVVRRLERGGGDRHAVTVQTFDRFVRLTASNRPRPLMTPVEQEWLVRQAVSQVSAEGKLRHHRHMTNKSGWLSKVEARIGEWKRAGVRPGRLTKLWDKQHPHLTELGFIYSAYQELLDAERLWDHEEPYFEGMERMRRGEAPLPARVIVEHVPDLSVLQEQWLIQAVTQGVDVFLHLSWDPSRPRLFQETARTVERFQLRGFRVRGGDNRFPPSTKGALLAHLEEQLFRNPPAKREGNESVQVVAAAGVEEEVDRVVARVKQWLDQSGRSLSDVAILTQQPERYHPLLFPRLERAGLPAHHPHRIPLASHPMAETVRLALRFINGQRACWRMLLDSAYLPGLPARHERLEWQRRAPDGNIPLHNDPIGDGEKDEEKGEVEMESFRGLVDWLRSAPSDETWEGWVNWFGEWIRPLRPLARPAALTREEWHMAAVDRRAWEGLEEIRSGWERIFSRGEWGELPCDASSFLAALEGALEKRWLTVRPGRKGGVRILEPNQVRGRRFAAVFLLGCAEGRWPRPVTQDWLVSDDERRRLQKEGVMVATSEEQRVRQWLPFFQSVQAAEERLVCSFPAVDESGNTLLPSPFLDEMTQAIPSLQETMEPAPLSWQDCATGEQGLELALSLQDSLDDTTSPSLPDWKRWRQALPWEQDETRINSWAARVDVEKDRWGSQYTPFDGVLKSSIHTEWVKEEIQDTVWSATSLNEAVRCPFHFFAGRMLRVRPAEMERLEPTPLERGEILHRILCRFWDRYRKDPDKLQEGDGPWEHLDKVAETVWREEAQRRGWDDLPPWYQLEARRLQPRLMAMVKHERWWREKKGASSSFRPRWLEWGFGLMRDEAAIHRGEADLDSRVSPVELDLGEAGSIRVRGKVDRVDMDDEGRYILYDYKSGTAPSARDVIDGYHLQLPLYLWVLQQEMGLDPDRAVGAAFYTSGNRKGEDPPSDNRNQGMWRADGGELAGISSRVGGWLERDAWEGVFAKIRKKIARRLQELEQGRFAVAPVRECPATCPHRTICRIDRQRLLRKERGKSQ; encoded by the coding sequence ATGTCCGGTTGGTTGGTGTTACACCCCGTATCCCAGAGTCAACTGGGAATGGGAGTGGGGGGAATCGGTACGGATAACGGGAAAGAGACGGCGGTGTTGGTCCCTTCACAAGACATGGTGAATGAAGTGGTGCGGCGGCTGGAACGGGGGGGAGGGGATCGTCATGCCGTTACGGTTCAAACCTTTGATCGTTTTGTCCGGTTGACGGCCTCCAACCGCCCCCGCCCGCTGATGACACCGGTGGAACAAGAATGGTTGGTCCGTCAGGCCGTCTCCCAAGTGTCGGCGGAGGGAAAGCTTCGTCATCACCGGCATATGACGAATAAAAGCGGTTGGTTGTCTAAGGTGGAAGCACGGATCGGTGAATGGAAGCGGGCGGGGGTTCGTCCCGGTCGGCTGACGAAACTGTGGGACAAACAACATCCGCATTTGACGGAATTGGGCTTCATCTATTCCGCTTATCAGGAGCTGTTGGACGCAGAGCGGTTATGGGATCACGAGGAGCCCTATTTTGAAGGGATGGAACGAATGCGCCGGGGGGAAGCCCCCCTGCCGGCGCGGGTGATTGTGGAGCATGTACCTGATTTATCCGTCTTGCAGGAACAGTGGTTGATCCAGGCGGTTACCCAAGGGGTGGACGTATTTCTCCATCTTTCCTGGGATCCCTCGCGCCCCCGGCTGTTTCAGGAAACCGCACGGACAGTGGAACGGTTCCAGCTTCGCGGTTTTCGCGTCCGTGGGGGAGACAACCGTTTCCCTCCATCAACCAAAGGAGCGTTGCTGGCGCACCTGGAAGAGCAGCTGTTTCGGAATCCGCCCGCCAAGCGGGAGGGGAACGAATCGGTCCAAGTGGTGGCGGCGGCGGGGGTGGAAGAAGAGGTGGATCGGGTAGTGGCCAGGGTGAAGCAGTGGCTGGACCAATCCGGCCGGTCTTTGTCGGACGTGGCAATCTTGACGCAGCAGCCGGAACGGTATCATCCCCTGCTGTTCCCCCGTCTGGAGAGGGCGGGCCTTCCCGCCCACCACCCCCACCGGATCCCGCTGGCCTCTCATCCCATGGCGGAAACGGTTCGTTTGGCCCTTCGTTTTATAAATGGGCAGCGGGCTTGTTGGCGTATGTTGCTGGATTCAGCTTATTTGCCCGGGCTTCCCGCCCGCCATGAACGATTGGAGTGGCAGCGCCGGGCTCCCGACGGAAATATTCCCCTCCATAACGACCCAATCGGGGATGGGGAGAAGGACGAGGAAAAAGGGGAAGTTGAAATGGAATCCTTCCGGGGGCTGGTCGATTGGTTGCGTTCCGCCCCTTCTGACGAAACATGGGAAGGCTGGGTGAACTGGTTCGGGGAATGGATCCGTCCCTTGCGCCCTCTTGCCCGACCAGCCGCCCTCACCCGGGAGGAGTGGCATATGGCCGCTGTGGACCGGCGGGCGTGGGAAGGATTGGAGGAAATCCGGTCGGGATGGGAACGGATCTTCAGCAGAGGAGAATGGGGTGAGCTTCCCTGTGATGCCTCCTCCTTTCTTGCTGCACTGGAGGGGGCACTGGAGAAACGATGGTTGACGGTACGACCGGGCAGAAAAGGCGGAGTCCGCATATTGGAGCCCAATCAGGTCCGGGGACGCCGGTTTGCCGCTGTTTTTTTGTTGGGATGCGCCGAAGGACGCTGGCCCCGCCCCGTGACGCAGGATTGGCTGGTATCCGATGATGAGCGGCGTCGGTTGCAGAAAGAAGGAGTGATGGTGGCTACATCGGAGGAGCAACGGGTTCGTCAATGGCTTCCGTTTTTTCAATCAGTCCAAGCAGCGGAAGAACGGTTGGTTTGCTCCTTTCCGGCTGTGGACGAATCGGGAAATACCCTCCTTCCTTCTCCGTTTTTAGATGAGATGACTCAAGCGATTCCCTCTTTACAGGAGACCATGGAGCCGGCTCCCCTTTCCTGGCAGGATTGCGCCACAGGCGAACAAGGGTTGGAACTGGCACTCAGTCTTCAAGATTCCCTGGACGATACGACTTCTCCCTCGTTGCCGGACTGGAAGCGTTGGCGTCAAGCGCTTCCCTGGGAGCAGGATGAGACACGCATAAACAGCTGGGCGGCACGGGTGGATGTGGAAAAGGATCGATGGGGTTCCCAGTATACCCCTTTCGATGGGGTGCTGAAGTCATCGATTCATACGGAATGGGTAAAAGAAGAAATTCAGGACACCGTTTGGAGCGCCACTTCCCTCAATGAAGCGGTTCGTTGTCCCTTCCACTTTTTTGCCGGACGTATGCTGCGGGTTCGACCGGCCGAGATGGAGAGGCTTGAGCCCACCCCCTTGGAGCGGGGGGAGATCCTGCACCGGATTTTGTGCCGATTTTGGGATCGATACCGAAAGGATCCGGACAAGCTTCAGGAGGGAGACGGTCCCTGGGAGCATCTTGACAAGGTGGCCGAGACGGTGTGGAGGGAAGAAGCACAACGGCGGGGATGGGACGATTTGCCTCCGTGGTATCAGCTTGAGGCACGCCGTTTGCAGCCCCGGCTGATGGCGATGGTGAAGCATGAGCGTTGGTGGAGGGAAAAGAAGGGAGCCTCCTCATCTTTTCGTCCCCGTTGGTTGGAGTGGGGATTTGGCTTGATGCGGGATGAGGCGGCGATCCATCGGGGGGAGGCGGATCTGGACAGCAGGGTCTCCCCTGTTGAACTGGATCTGGGAGAAGCGGGATCGATTCGCGTCCGAGGAAAGGTGGACCGGGTGGATATGGATGATGAGGGCCGCTATATCCTGTATGATTACAAATCCGGTACGGCTCCTTCGGCACGGGATGTCATCGACGGATATCATTTGCAGCTCCCCCTCTATCTGTGGGTGTTGCAACAGGAGATGGGGCTGGATCCCGATCGAGCGGTGGGGGCGGCCTTTTACACCTCCGGGAACCGCAAGGGGGAGGATCCGCCGTCGGACAACCGCAACCAGGGGATGTGGCGCGCCGACGGGGGGGAATTGGCGGGTATCTCTTCCCGAGTGGGGGGATGGCTGGAAAGGGATGCATGGGAAGGCGTCTTTGCTAAAATCAGGAAGAAAATCGCGCGTCGGTTGCAGGAACTGGAACAAGGCCGTTTTGCCGTCGCCCCTGTGCGGGAATGTCCCGCCACCTGCCCGCACCGTACGATCTGTCGGATTGACCGTCAGCGTCTATTGCGGAAAGAGAGGGGGAAGAGCCAATGA
- a CDS encoding group I truncated hemoglobin: MAPENLYEKLGGKEGVTAVVNEFYDRMIMDDRVNHYFLDTDTDALRNHQIDFFLKYVLGGSSHYKGNALRMVHKGLNISSEAYEIAIKHFNASLRKYDVPLEIRVQIEAFLRTVKPHIIEK, from the coding sequence ATGGCCCCGGAAAACCTTTATGAAAAGTTGGGAGGAAAAGAAGGCGTCACCGCAGTGGTCAACGAGTTTTACGACCGGATGATCATGGATGATCGTGTCAACCATTATTTTCTGGACACGGATACGGATGCACTCCGGAATCATCAAATCGATTTTTTCCTCAAGTACGTGCTTGGAGGAAGCAGCCACTACAAGGGAAACGCTTTGCGCATGGTTCACAAAGGACTCAACATTTCATCAGAAGCGTATGAAATCGCAATCAAACATTTTAACGCATCCTTGCGCAAATATGATGTTCCTCTGGAGATTCGGGTTCAAATCGAAGCATTCTTACGGACGGTGAAACCCCATATCATCGAAAAGTGA
- a CDS encoding ATP-binding protein, which yields MKIQRLHFQGFGRWVDRSFTFDQGINLVEAPNEAGKSTLINGLLAMMYGGKKEGVTRRQRADWLDSYRPWKSNRYGGELDFSVQDQSYRLIRSLHWEEEREQLIELATGRDLTASFPMDRRKDRNLMEHLAGIPSSLFTQVSVVTGQSLAGDQQMVERIRQLVSRGEELNLKPALEQMERELSDMGKTSLARTKPYGAAFHLAETLEQEVIELRAQTRGLREEQALLSRLRAEAEQLRQNLKKAQEEAENWKQRLKREELRQNLTEKEKNLRYKMDRWRLLRDKQDRLEKERVQAMPPTLLTPEEADMLRGVLEERNFPESRVMEIEERLEQLQKELAAWESEKEEWLSLDEGEVQRHLHRLEEYMRLEQDLLPPDTKGTMDDRIKGIELQKDHQRLLELREQEERCRDQRRDLEDQLSRLHRRKDRLERERFLARVVDSQIPPAKSSSSWLWMGLGGTLLSLITLASPLPGAGLLLLLFSVVAFFRFARLRSVDRQVRREWEERQHRLHEDWESLKREREEAEAQGEPMLEPGALQGQIAERKAALQTLYDQLAALIQEQETILDRWHAETASELQRLADQQRQRIQEREAAWMQDRQNRARMKEIQREAESWASGWSDFLGPFEAEAWRERLEEMATTIRQTRDKRQRLKLELASLHKDWVRSRERLTRIQEQVSHWRERLGTEDPEIWSEIILMSDHVRRLDEQLMEVRNELDGQEQLKREERWEEELERVRSSLETMAEWPKESLDLYSLQQKLKEADLAYSKAEWACRQQETEILKLEERLETRSSGMPSLSEREALWYRAREKVKELEEEKRVIQSAREVLEEAAREVQADIVPRLRPHATHWVEEVTGGRYKDLLIDPTDGIRMSVFVPETGERQPVEQLSRGTIDQMYFALRLALVRFFSENGKTSLPILMDDSLVHFDGERLREALRILGKVSKDHQIILCTCHQRERRMLEEEGIPFENHVLDPVP from the coding sequence ATGAAGATCCAACGCTTGCATTTTCAGGGCTTTGGCCGGTGGGTGGATCGTTCATTTACCTTTGACCAGGGAATCAACTTGGTGGAAGCTCCCAATGAGGCTGGAAAATCCACCCTCATCAACGGATTGTTGGCGATGATGTATGGAGGAAAAAAAGAAGGGGTAACCCGACGTCAACGGGCGGATTGGCTGGATTCATACAGACCCTGGAAAAGCAACCGTTATGGTGGGGAATTGGATTTTTCCGTTCAGGATCAATCCTACCGGCTGATTCGCTCCCTTCATTGGGAAGAAGAACGGGAACAACTGATCGAGTTGGCCACAGGACGCGACTTGACCGCATCGTTTCCTATGGACCGACGCAAAGACCGAAATTTGATGGAACACCTGGCAGGAATTCCGAGCAGTCTGTTTACTCAGGTATCGGTGGTGACTGGTCAATCCTTAGCGGGGGATCAGCAAATGGTGGAGCGAATCCGGCAGCTGGTCAGCCGAGGGGAAGAGCTGAATTTAAAGCCTGCGCTGGAACAGATGGAACGGGAGTTATCCGATATGGGGAAAACGTCTCTGGCTCGGACGAAACCTTACGGTGCCGCGTTTCATTTGGCGGAAACACTGGAACAGGAAGTGATCGAACTTCGGGCGCAAACCCGTGGACTGCGGGAAGAACAAGCCCTGCTGTCCCGGCTTCGGGCAGAAGCAGAACAGCTTCGGCAGAATCTGAAGAAGGCTCAGGAAGAGGCTGAAAACTGGAAACAGCGCCTGAAGCGGGAGGAACTTCGTCAGAACTTGACGGAGAAGGAAAAGAACCTGCGCTATAAAATGGACCGTTGGCGCCTGCTCCGGGATAAACAGGATCGACTGGAAAAGGAGCGAGTCCAGGCGATGCCTCCCACTTTGCTCACCCCTGAGGAGGCGGATATGCTGAGGGGGGTGTTGGAGGAGCGTAACTTTCCAGAAAGCCGCGTGATGGAGATCGAAGAGCGGCTTGAACAGCTTCAGAAGGAGCTGGCGGCATGGGAGTCGGAAAAAGAAGAGTGGTTGTCCCTGGATGAAGGCGAGGTGCAACGCCACCTCCACCGGTTGGAGGAATATATGCGTTTGGAGCAGGATCTCTTGCCCCCAGATACGAAAGGCACCATGGATGACCGCATCAAAGGGATCGAGTTGCAGAAGGACCACCAGCGACTGCTGGAGTTACGGGAACAGGAAGAGCGTTGCCGAGACCAGCGCCGCGATCTGGAAGACCAATTGTCACGCCTTCACCGGCGTAAAGATCGGCTGGAACGGGAGCGATTCCTGGCCCGTGTGGTCGATTCTCAAATTCCTCCGGCTAAGTCCAGTTCTTCTTGGTTGTGGATGGGATTGGGCGGTACCCTCCTTTCACTGATTACGCTCGCTTCCCCCTTACCCGGTGCGGGGCTGTTATTGTTGCTGTTTAGCGTGGTCGCTTTTTTCCGATTTGCCCGGTTGCGCAGTGTGGACCGGCAGGTTAGACGGGAGTGGGAAGAGCGTCAACACAGGCTGCATGAGGATTGGGAGTCATTGAAACGGGAGCGGGAAGAGGCGGAGGCACAAGGGGAACCGATGCTGGAGCCTGGTGCTCTCCAAGGGCAGATTGCAGAACGAAAAGCCGCCTTACAGACGCTCTATGACCAATTGGCGGCCTTAATCCAAGAACAGGAGACGATTTTGGATCGTTGGCATGCAGAAACGGCATCTGAATTGCAACGCCTGGCGGATCAACAGCGGCAACGGATCCAGGAACGGGAGGCTGCTTGGATGCAAGACCGCCAAAACCGTGCGCGCATGAAAGAGATTCAACGGGAGGCGGAATCATGGGCTTCCGGGTGGAGCGACTTCTTAGGCCCCTTTGAAGCGGAAGCCTGGCGGGAGAGACTGGAGGAGATGGCGACAACCATCCGACAGACGCGGGATAAACGCCAGCGATTGAAGTTGGAGCTCGCTTCGTTGCATAAGGATTGGGTACGTTCCCGAGAACGGCTGACCCGTATTCAGGAACAGGTGTCTCATTGGAGGGAGCGGTTGGGGACGGAAGATCCGGAGATCTGGTCGGAGATCATCCTGATGAGTGATCATGTTCGCCGCCTGGATGAGCAGTTGATGGAAGTGAGGAATGAACTGGATGGACAAGAGCAGTTAAAACGGGAGGAGCGATGGGAGGAAGAGTTGGAGAGAGTGAGGAGCTCCCTGGAAACAATGGCGGAATGGCCGAAAGAATCCCTGGACCTTTATTCGCTCCAGCAAAAGCTGAAGGAAGCGGATTTGGCGTATTCCAAAGCGGAGTGGGCCTGCCGTCAACAAGAAACGGAGATCCTCAAACTGGAAGAACGCTTGGAAACGAGATCATCTGGAATGCCTTCCCTGTCGGAACGGGAGGCGCTGTGGTACCGTGCCCGTGAGAAGGTGAAAGAGCTGGAGGAGGAGAAACGGGTGATTCAATCTGCCCGTGAAGTATTGGAGGAAGCGGCACGGGAGGTGCAAGCAGATATTGTTCCCCGTCTTCGTCCCCATGCCACCCATTGGGTGGAGGAAGTGACCGGGGGCCGCTACAAAGATCTCCTGATCGATCCCACCGATGGAATCCGTATGAGTGTTTTCGTACCGGAAACCGGGGAGCGTCAACCGGTGGAACAGCTGAGCCGGGGGACGATCGATCAGATGTACTTCGCCCTTCGTTTGGCATTGGTGCGCTTTTTCTCAGAAAACGGAAAAACATCCCTCCCTATTCTGATGGATGACAGTTTGGTTCATTTCGACGGGGAACGATTGCGGGAAGCGCTCCGTATTTTGGGCAAAGTGTCTAAAGATCATCAGATTATTCTCTGTACCTGTCACCAACGAGAAAGACGAATGTTGGAAGAGGAGGGGATCCCCTTTGAAAATCATGTGTTGGATCCTGTTCCATAG
- a CDS encoding metallophosphoesterase family protein gives MKPITFIHTADLHLDLPFQGWRGSDDVLLRWRDEHRRTFAATIDTVMEKQTDYLLIAGDWLEYETASRSTAEWLIEQLERIKNTQVLIAPGNHDPFRPDSYYHSLSWPEHVTIFTGDWEERRFPEHGLTVVGRGFREFEEPEAEMPSVRVPEGERLILLFHGTLQNGNAGSPYFPVTKEKLAPLEADYVALGHIHQPHALRLNNQKRTWVRYPGSPHALRWQETGERSVTWGRLSDSGCHWEPVSVQTRRFEVDMIPLEGCKTDGEALKQIKQMIPEGKERDACRRLVLNGRRQAGWKPRAEWLSLQLKQSGFYHVEIVDETLPDYDLEWLRSQEGLVGTFVRKMEERMERTTMEEREHWHRALLKGLDALLSPEVKKP, from the coding sequence ATGAAACCGATAACGTTTATCCATACTGCCGACCTCCATCTGGATCTTCCGTTCCAGGGATGGCGTGGAAGCGATGATGTGTTGCTGCGATGGCGGGACGAGCACCGGCGCACCTTTGCAGCCACTATCGATACCGTCATGGAAAAACAAACCGATTATCTTCTGATCGCAGGGGATTGGCTTGAGTATGAAACGGCCAGCCGCTCCACCGCGGAGTGGCTGATCGAACAGCTGGAGCGCATCAAAAATACCCAGGTGTTGATCGCTCCCGGCAATCATGACCCCTTTCGCCCCGATTCGTATTACCATTCTCTGTCCTGGCCCGAACATGTAACGATCTTTACAGGCGATTGGGAAGAGCGCCGTTTTCCGGAGCATGGTTTGACCGTGGTGGGGCGTGGATTCCGTGAGTTTGAAGAGCCGGAAGCTGAAATGCCGTCTGTCCGTGTTCCGGAAGGAGAACGGTTGATCCTTCTTTTTCACGGGACACTCCAGAACGGAAACGCAGGTTCACCTTACTTTCCGGTGACAAAAGAAAAGCTGGCGCCGCTGGAGGCGGATTATGTGGCGTTGGGGCATATTCATCAACCGCATGCCTTACGCTTAAACAACCAAAAACGGACCTGGGTTCGCTATCCCGGTTCCCCCCATGCACTCCGATGGCAGGAGACCGGAGAGCGGTCCGTTACCTGGGGGCGATTGAGTGATTCGGGGTGTCATTGGGAGCCCGTTTCTGTCCAGACCCGCCGTTTTGAAGTGGATATGATCCCATTGGAGGGGTGTAAGACGGACGGCGAGGCGCTGAAGCAAATCAAACAGATGATTCCCGAAGGTAAGGAAAGAGATGCTTGCCGCCGCCTGGTCTTAAACGGGAGGCGGCAAGCCGGGTGGAAGCCGCGGGCGGAATGGTTAAGTTTACAACTGAAACAATCCGGTTTTTATCATGTGGAGATTGTGGACGAGACCTTGCCTGATTATGACCTGGAATGGCTCAGAAGTCAGGAGGGGCTTGTGGGTACGTTCGTACGAAAAATGGAAGAGCGGATGGAGCGAACGACAATGGAGGAGCGGGAGCATTGGCATCGGGCCCTGTTAAAAGGGTTGGACGCTCTTCTGTCACCGGAGGTGAAGAAGCCATGA
- the greA gene encoding transcription elongation factor GreA has product MSQNKEVLLTEEGLAKVKAELETFRTKKRQEVAQRLKEAIAQGDLSENAEYDAAKEEQAFVESRIVTLENMIRNAKIINQDTQNKNFVSVGAKVTIQEVPDGDQETYTIVGSAESDPMSGKISNESPIGSELIGKREGEIIKVPAPSGTIEFKILSIH; this is encoded by the coding sequence ATGTCGCAAAATAAAGAAGTTCTTTTGACGGAAGAGGGTTTAGCCAAGGTAAAAGCGGAGTTGGAAACCTTCCGTACGAAAAAGCGCCAGGAGGTTGCGCAACGACTGAAAGAGGCGATCGCCCAGGGGGATCTGAGTGAAAACGCCGAATATGACGCAGCCAAGGAAGAGCAGGCTTTTGTTGAATCTCGGATTGTTACACTGGAAAACATGATCCGCAACGCCAAGATTATTAATCAGGATACTCAAAACAAAAACTTCGTGAGCGTGGGAGCCAAAGTGACGATTCAAGAGGTTCCCGACGGAGATCAGGAAACCTATACGATTGTTGGGAGCGCTGAATCCGATCCGATGTCCGGAAAGATTTCCAATGAATCCCCTATTGGGTCGGAACTGATCGGAAAGCGGGAGGGAGAAATCATCAAAGTGCCCGCCCCTTCCGGTACGATCGAATTTAAGATTTTATCGATCCATTAA
- a CDS encoding CPBP family intramembrane glutamic endopeptidase, with protein MRWISLFLKMAGALALAFSLTLLFLLLLSPWTIRGAFTLASIASQNIAFLLAAILAWKWWIKSPLSEMGWTAPHPWVSFWKGTGIGLGLIGGLSLVLAATPWFAIESIGWGSQTAYSIGFAIVAFLLVSVGEEVFTRGFVQSLFIRHVGVGAGILATSLLFSALHLTNPYTSALSLFNLFLAGIMLGAARVASGNLWVPIGLHFSWNWSQEMLSIPVSGLQLTPEPPLVLIDSGPDWITGGPFGLEGGLGATLVMLAVTTWYIRQMRSRSILLWSQPNS; from the coding sequence ATGAGGTGGATTTCACTTTTTTTGAAAATGGCAGGAGCCCTGGCCTTGGCTTTTTCCCTGACCTTGTTATTTTTGCTGCTATTATCGCCTTGGACCATCCGGGGAGCCTTTACCTTGGCCTCAATCGCTTCGCAAAACATCGCCTTCCTGTTGGCAGCGATTCTCGCCTGGAAATGGTGGATCAAAAGTCCCTTGTCTGAAATGGGTTGGACCGCTCCCCATCCCTGGGTTTCCTTTTGGAAGGGCACGGGCATCGGTTTGGGATTGATCGGGGGGCTTTCCCTGGTACTCGCTGCCACCCCCTGGTTCGCCATCGAATCCATTGGATGGGGTTCACAAACCGCTTACTCGATCGGGTTCGCCATTGTCGCTTTTTTGTTGGTATCGGTGGGGGAAGAGGTTTTTACCCGTGGTTTCGTTCAATCCCTATTCATCCGTCATGTAGGGGTGGGGGCCGGTATATTGGCCACCTCGCTTCTGTTTTCCGCCTTGCATCTGACCAATCCTTATACTTCAGCCCTGTCATTGTTCAACCTCTTTCTCGCCGGTATCATGCTGGGAGCAGCGCGGGTGGCCAGCGGAAATCTCTGGGTTCCGATCGGTCTCCACTTCAGCTGGAACTGGAGCCAGGAGATGCTTTCCATACCGGTATCCGGCCTCCAGCTCACGCCGGAACCGCCCTTGGTGTTGATCGATTCCGGTCCGGATTGGATCACAGGGGGACCCTTTGGCTTGGAAGGGGGACTGGGGGCCACGCTGGTGATGCTGGCTGTCACCACATGGTACATCAGACAGATGCGAAGCCGATCCATTCTATTATGGTCCCAACCTAACTCTTAA
- a CDS encoding 2-hydroxyacid dehydrogenase encodes MSRSHRPRVLVTREIPDEGLQLLQKHCDVSVGARNRGMDRDELLSRAPDYDGILSMLTDAMDAPLMERCPSLKVISNYAVGVDNVDLKEAQRRGIAVTHTPDVLTDATADLAWALLMDIARRVTEGDRLNRAGGWKTWSPFFHLGREVTGATLGIVGMGRIGQAVAKRARGFDMRLLYHSRSPLPAEREQEWGAERLPLEDLLQEADFVSLHAPYTPKTHHLIGKRELQLMKRDAYLINTSRGGLVDEGALVEALRSGEIAGAGLDVYEREPEMAEGLAQLENVVLAPHLGSATRETRGRMARVAAENLVAELVGVGRSRRVRLKS; translated from the coding sequence ATGAGCCGATCACACCGCCCGCGGGTACTGGTCACCCGTGAAATACCCGATGAAGGGCTTCAGCTTCTGCAAAAGCACTGTGACGTTTCGGTGGGAGCGAGGAACCGTGGTATGGACCGCGATGAGCTGTTAAGCCGAGCACCTGATTACGACGGGATCTTATCCATGCTGACGGATGCGATGGATGCTCCGTTGATGGAGCGTTGTCCTTCCCTGAAAGTGATCAGTAATTATGCGGTTGGAGTGGACAATGTCGATCTGAAAGAAGCACAGCGGCGAGGGATCGCCGTGACCCACACACCGGATGTGTTAACCGATGCGACGGCCGATCTGGCCTGGGCCCTGTTGATGGATATTGCCCGACGGGTGACGGAAGGCGATCGTCTCAACCGAGCCGGGGGATGGAAGACGTGGTCTCCCTTTTTCCACCTGGGAAGGGAAGTGACCGGCGCCACCTTGGGGATTGTGGGGATGGGTCGGATTGGGCAGGCAGTTGCCAAGCGGGCTCGGGGATTTGATATGCGCCTCCTCTATCATTCCCGGTCGCCTTTACCGGCGGAGCGGGAACAGGAATGGGGAGCCGAGCGCCTCCCCCTGGAAGACCTCTTGCAGGAAGCAGATTTTGTCTCTCTTCATGCTCCTTACACTCCAAAAACTCATCATCTCATCGGTAAGAGGGAGCTTCAACTCATGAAGCGGGACGCTTACCTGATCAATACCTCCCGGGGAGGATTGGTGGATGAGGGAGCGTTGGTGGAAGCTTTGCGTTCGGGGGAGATTGCCGGCGCCGGTTTGGATGTGTATGAGCGGGAACCGGAGATGGCAGAAGGGTTGGCACAATTGGAAAATGTGGTGTTGGCTCCCCACCTGGGAAGCGCTACCCGGGAAACACGGGGACGCATGGCCCGTGTCGCGGCGGAAAATCTGGTGGCGGAGTTGGTAGGGGTGGGCCGATCCCGGCGGGTTCGGCTTAAGAGTTAG